In Gracilinanus agilis isolate LMUSP501 chromosome 1, AgileGrace, whole genome shotgun sequence, the sequence TCATGGTGCTCGGCTTTCCCTGCAACCAGTTCGGCCACCAGGTGAGCGGAGCAGCCCGGCCGGGGGCGCGGTGGCAGGGGACCAAGACGGGCGGGGTGGCCTTAGCCCCTTCGTGCACGGAGAGGCCGGGGGAGGGAAGTTAGGCGGAGGCACGTCCGCCGGGTCCGAGTGACCCGCGGGGCGAGTCCCAGTCCTCTGTTGACTCCCTCACGGAATGGAGCCGAGGAGCACCGCTGTAATGTGCACTTCACAGCCTGTAATGGTGGAGTTCAGGAAGGAGGTCGTGGAAAGACCTTCAGCCTCTTGAACGGCCGGCAGAGGATCCGCTGTGGGGCTCCTCCTTCTCGGGATGCCGGCAGGGGTTACCCAACACATAGACAAAACTAAACCAAGCTTCGAGCTCCCGCTTCCAGGCCTCAGGGCAGCCCaggcttttttaaagaaaactaccTGAAAGTTGAAAAACTCACATCTAGCCCGAGAGATGGGTAGGGCGTGTGTCATCCGCATTTTACTGGTGAGAAAACAAGAGGCCCCccaaagacttgcccaaggccacacgaGAATCTAATTTGCCACCCTTCCTCCAATACTGCAGGGATAACAGCATCCATACGTATTGCCcgatttcctgatttctttgaattttaccagagctgggggggtggggaggactgAAATGTGCTGGGCAGCTGTGGGGAGAGCCAAAAGCTTTCCATCCTCACCCCCACTCCCATGGTGGAGCCAGGCAGAAGGCAATTGGGTGTATTCACCCCAACCAGTATCCCACTGTGTGCAGAGTCCATGCAGACTTAGATAAGACTCTGCACCTCCCTCCTTGGGAGCAGAGGGGCCAATTTAGGGCAAATAACTATCACACAGCAATACACGAGCCCATTACACAGTCACAAAACACTGACCTGAGGAGAGGAGATAGTTAGTGACTGGAAGGAATGTGGGAAGGCTTTTGGGAGGTGACTCCAAAGGAAGGGGAGATTGAGGCCCTTGGGGGTGGGACAGACCTTGAGTTTAGACCTCCTCTTGTAATCCAGTTTAGCAATTAGTTATCAAATATTCCCTGTATGCAAAAAAGGGTATGACCCTGAAAATTTCACTGTCAAAGTAGGGGGGAAAGCCTTGGGAAAGATGGTGGGCAAGTCCTTTTTAATTAGGTTAGAAAGGGAGAGTGAGGTAAAAAGGAGAGTTGAGAAGCCTTATGCCTCTTTCTTTGGAGAGACTCCAAAGCTTGGGGTGGAATGGCGAGGAGGGCAGTCATGGAGAACTTCCTAGTGAATGAACTTCAACAGGTGGAGATTAGAAGTTGGGTGGAGGGAGAAGCCTGAGTCAAAGCTCAGAGGATGGGGAGGATGCAGATGCCAGACTTGTTTGTCTGGAATGAAGAGGATGAGAAGGGAAATGTACTGGCCAGCCATTTATCTTCCTGAGTCACCCTTTTCTGAGAATGGCCTCCGGGGACTTTCTTTGGGCTGAGAGCAAAGAAGGATTATTCAATTATTCttaggcttatttttttttaatggggggaGGATCCTATCTTGGATTGTGCAATGCTGGGTTCCGGCCAGAAAAGGACCATTATGATtcatcagaaataaaaaaaaaaaaaaaaaaaaaagaagcccttCATTGTTCTGGCTTATAAAAGCTTCCCCCCCCCAAACCTAAGCCCAGAGAATCCTGTGTTAACTTTTTATCTTCCCTCCCTAATATCATTCTGGTGTCTGATTTACCAGGAGAATGCCAAGAATGAGGAGATCCTGAATTCTTTGAAATTCGTCCGACCTGGCTCCGGGTTTGAGCCCAACTTCATGCTCTTTGAGAAGTGTgaggtgaatggagagaaggctCACCCTCTCTTCACCTTCCTACGGGAGGCACTGCCAGCCCCAAGTGATGATGCCAATTCCCTAATGACCGACCCAAAGCTCATCATCTGGTCTCCAGTGTGCAGGAATGACATCTCTTGGAATTTCGAGAAGTTCCTCGTGGGTCCCGATGGCGTGCCAGTGAAGAGGTACAGCAGGCGATTTGAAACCATCAACATTGAAAAGGATATCGAGGATCTTCTGATGAAGGTGCCCAAGGAGGCATAAGGCTGTATTGCTCAGAGTGCTCCCAATGTTCTCCTCTGAAATGGGCTGTCTGGGGTTTGGCAGAACGGTGCTAAGGGTCCATGAGGGTTTTATCTATGATGGTGTTGTTTTTAAACCATTAAGGAGAAAGAACACttgataatacttgtaaaatccCATGAGACTTTAGTGGCCTGCCTTGCCTTTACTCTGGATAGCCTGTCCATTCTAATAAAGTTCTAGAAGAAAAACTGAGTATGTCTTTCATTGATCAGAATTGGCCTTTGGCTTCCCTTCCTTTGTTTGAACCCAGTATCCCTGTTGTCTCTGCTGAGATGAGGGGATAACACCTTTGAGataatctagttcaacccctcCATTTTTTAGGTGGAAAAGAACTGACATGCCCAAAGCCATTTGGTCAGAAGTAGCTAAGTCACATTCCATTCCACAATACCTCTCTTTTCAGTAAGCCTCCTTCCATTCAGATCACAGCTAGCCCTAAGGCCTTCCTTACTAAAAATGGAGAATTCTTGTCTTGTCATATTATGTACAGTTAAATGGCAATGCTCCCTTCCACTTCAATGCTAAGTCTTACAGGCTCTCTTGGAAGCACACAATTAAGCAGTCCCATCAGTCTGAATATTCCCTTCCCCCAACTATAGAACAAGGGAGCCCTGGGTTGGGGGATTGGTAAAATGAGATAGGTAGGATTCTACTTTTTCTTTACATGATAATTTCCCCAAACATCTCTGATCCCTGCCACCTTCCTTGTCATCAAAAAAGGCCAACTCCCTGGCAGAGTATGTGGGCTTGTGATAATCTAGTTTTTGTGACTGACTACTGCTAAGCACAGCAGTAAACTCCTGTTGTCCTTAGATAACCTTTCTTGGGAGGCAAGTGACTGTGTAgaataccattttttaaaaatccttatcttctgtcttagtatcagttccaaggcagaagagcagtgaggccTGAGCGAtttgggattgagtgacttgtgtccaggttcacacagctattaaatgtcaggtcagatttgaacccaggacctcatctccaggcctggctctatccactgagccccctcaCTGTCCCTAGTATACCTTTTAAATGCTGCCTTTCTCCTTGTTAACCACTGGCccagaaagaactttggaagaGGTCAACCAGCAAGTCCATTTACACCTGCCATTAAACAAACCCCACTTTGGGCAGCCGTGTTAAGACTGAACTTCTGATGCAAAATCACCTAGTGAGTAAGCACTTATGGGTCTGggaaatgtgccaggcactactaCTGTTAACATCTTTCTCTCACTAAACTTAATGCAGACCCAGAGGCTCCCAAGCAAAACTGCAAAGAAACTTGGGCATTCCAAGATAGAgcatctgtctttttttttccttctcccatccTTTAAATTTGATACGGAGCCTTTTGTTTGGCAAACATGTATCTATGAAAACCTCTCCTCCTGTGACTGATCTCAAACCAtctgtccttttctttttaccttgGAGCTGCCAAGTGGAAGAACTTCGAGGAATTTGTTTAGATTTTTATCCTAGCAGAAGGATCCCCTCCAACACAGAAGCAGAGAAGGTAGCCCAAAGGCCTCTCTGGCTACACAGAAATTTGGTTGTTTTCCCTAGTCCAATGGTGTCAGACTCAAAAAGAAAAGCATCATTTTAATGTAGAAAATCACATAATagcattatctatattctattgtatttttctgTATTGTATTATATGTATCCCAGTGACAGTCTTTTCTTCTAAAAGCCCTTATTCCTGGCTGAACAAAAAACTTTTAAGCACCTTTTAATCATCCAAGCCAGGATTGGCTAAAAACAATCAAAACCTTGTCCAAACACCTCAACTTCTGGTTATTGCATGGAGATGTTGCCAGCCAGCCACCTTAGACTGTAGTTAATACTTCTAACTCTGCCCAACTCTGGTGGCCAGGCCTatgcccttcctcctttcctaaaTCTATATAAATTCTGTAATATATTGGAAGTCTCAGGACTGTGTTCCTGTGCATCTTCCTAGATTCATCTGCCTACCTCAGTCACCTTATTATAAGTTGATAGTTCTGGGTTTTTCAGGTCGACACCAGTTACATTTTCATCTGATTGAGGAGTATggcctagaccaggggtcggcaatgtatggctctcgagccatatctggctcttttgagggccagatatggctctttctgcaggagccataaagtcaattttttttcaggcactgttacaggatctcgcactgtgagcactgtacggctctcacgaaattacattttaaaaaatgtgacatttatggctctcatggccaaaaagattgccaatCCCTGCACTGGACTAcagcctttctcttctctttcctgatctttccctcttcatttcctGCATGTGACACTCTCTCTATgagtctgccttggaaccaatacacagtattgagtctaagtcagaaggtcagggtttttaaaaaaagtgggtTCCATGAGAGTGaggattgtttttgctttttctttgtgtgGTTTAGCACAATGCCAAGCATAAGTaagctcttccttttctttaacccttacctttcatattccaaggcagaagagtggtaaggcaaatggggttaggtgacttgctcagagtcacacagcaaggaaatgtgtgagggcagatttgaacccaggacagctcccatctctcagcctggctctcaggccactgagctatctagctgtcccaagGAAGCAGTTTATAATTATTTGATTGGTTGCTCTCCAAGCAACTCAGGAGACCTGCTTCTGTTCTTTGGTTCCAATTCACACATCCTATGAGTCTATAACAAGTTGGTTCTTATCCTAGAACAATCTTCATCTTtatattccctcccccttcaaaACTGTTCTCCAGTCCCACCTCTTAGGAGCCCCAGAACAAGCCcagtttaatttccttttctctccaagAACTTCAGAGCCTTCCCCTTCCAGCACAGAATTCTTTGCCCTATGTctgctctcccttcccccttctgttAATTTGAGTAATGGCAAATTAACAATTAAAAGAGAAAGGTACCTACTGGAGCTGGCCTGAGCATTCTTGAGACTGTGCCAGGACTGAATTCCTaaactctttcctccctcttctcccagcaCTTATTCCTTCTGACCCCAGGATGATTGAATATTTGAAAATGCTTTCcatttaataataaatagttGACAACTGATGTCAACTTCatgtgtattttaaaagaaatctctTCCCCCTCCTACAGGGGTCATCCCCTAACTTTCTAAGCTTCCAAACAGAACCTTTATGCATTTAAGGATGGagaaggaatggggaaggagaggaggagcaTGGAATTTGGAATCTGGGGACTTGGTTTGGAATTCTAGCTTGGCAGCTGATGTGTTTTGTGACCTCTGGCAAGTCAGAGAACTTCcctgagccccagtttcctcttttctaaaataaatgaGTTGAACCAGATCACCTTAAAACTCCCTTCCAGCTCGGGATCTATCATTTATGAAACCATGGCCACCCTTGATTTCCCCTGCCcagtctttcagaattgtaaGGAAAAGCCTAAAAAGGCTGAATTCAATGGTCTTTATTAAATCACCTACTGTATGCTCTagagcagcggttcccaaacttttttggcctactgccccctttccagaaaaaatattacttagccccctggaaattaatttttaaaagattttaatagcaattaataggaaagataaatacacctgtggccatcactgctcctcctggatcactgcagcacccaccagggggtggtggcgcccactttgggaatcactgctctagagttaAAGGctccaaagacaaaaaatgaattgCTATTTCAAGCTTACCTCCTTTGATTGATGGGAGGGGTATGtgtaaaaatcataaaatagcatattttgagctggaagggacctcagaagtcatctagatAGTCCATTCACCTCATTTTATAAGTCAGGAACCTAGGAATcatcaggttaagtgacttgtccagggtcacaccaatCTTTAATCATAAACACCACACAAACCAGTCACTCTGTCATCATTGGGAATTTCTGCTAAACTGAACAAGGCCTGGTGCTTAGAGAGAGttttggagagggaggaggacaTTGGCCAGGGACACCTGTTTGGGAATGAAGCCCTAGCCTCAGTCTAAAGAGCAGGGAAAGATCCAGATGCAATAACCAGGAGCTAAGGTGATCTCGACAAGTCATTTAAGATTTTGATATCTTCAGCTAAGTTCTGGCTTGGATGGTGGAAAGGTACTTGAGGTTCAATCTGGGAGTTTTAGAAGACACATTGGCATACTTCCTTTAGATTTGGGAAAGAtacacaaagtaatttcaggggaTAAGATAAGCAAACAACTGAGAGGTTTCCTTTCAGGAAAAGACACCTAGGAGACACAATACTGTAATCTGGGAAGTGGCCAGTACAGGACTGCTACCCAGCTGCTAATTGGCCTTAGCAGCTAGGGATCTCCATTGCATTTGCCCTTCGCCAAGGATTGTGGGATGATGTTAGTGACACCATCCTTGGATACTCAGTCTGTCTTCCTGGGTCTTCAGAGAGGACTTGAAAGTTTCCGTTTTGGAAATTCCTCTGGGTTGCTTTTATTGAGAAGTAAAAGCTGATAAAAGTCACACCAGCCCACCCACCTCTTACATAACAGTCCCCCCGCCAGATGACTTCCTCCTTTCAACTTCCTCAATTGTCACAAGTGGAATGCAAAGtcatctctatattttagataccAGGGAGTCTGTCTTTCAGGCTTTTTTCCTAAGTAAATCAAGAAATGTTATATTAATTAGATAATGACATTTTATTAGGAGATTTTTTGGGGGGTCATCTAGTCTGACCTgtctgatgtttttttttaatttaaacatttattaataatcatttttaacatggttacatgattcatgctcctactttccccttcacccccccccccgcactccccccacccatggctgatgcacatttccactggttttgtcatgtgtctttgatcaagaccaatttccaaattgttggtggttgcattggtgNaacatggttacatgattcatgctcctactttccccttcaccccccccgcactccccccacccatggctgatgcacatttccactggttttgtcatgtgtccttgatcaagaccaatttccaaattgttggtggttgcattggtgtggtagtttcgagtccacatccccaatcatgtctatctgatgttttaaaagttttactgagagagaaagaactgtgggagtagaaacacagaagaaaaacaattgcttgatcacatggttcgatggggatatagactctaaacaatcaaatattaataatatggaaataggtcctagtcaatgacaaatgtaaaacccaatggaattgctcactggctagaaggaggggagggaaagaacatgaatcatgtgaccatggaaaaatattctaaataaatgaaataaataaacttaatttaaaaaataaagtagaaaataagaataaaaattaaaataaaggtttTACTGAGgccttttgttttaaatatcaaagacatctctctctctctctctctctccctctctctctctctctttctgtctctctctctttttaaccctactttctgtcttagttaacaactccaagacagaaggtcaagaGTTAGGCAAAGgcgggtaagtgacttgcccagggtcctcttgctaagaagggtctgaggtcatatttgaacccagttcatCCCAACTCTGGGCTCAGCCCTTTATCTATTGAACCATCTGGGTGCCCTGGAAGACATCTTTTCctgtttcctctcttttcttcccttcttccccttatCCCAAAATGGATCAGTGACATCATCTGCAACATTTGCCACTCATAATCCTTCTATCCATCTACCAAGAAgaggaaagtaatttttttttaaatcttaccttctatcttagaatcaatactatgtattggttccaaggcagaagagcaataaggggggttaagggacttgcccagggcctggttctcaatccactgagccacccaactgcctccaaagtaattttccttggGAACCAATATTAGTCATTGCCTTTAATCCGAGTTtggctgttttttattttttattttattattttttttttaaacccttaccttccatcttggagtcaatactgtgttttggctccaaggcagaagagtgataagggctaggcaatgggggtcaagtgacttgcccagggtcacacagctgggaagtgtctgaggccagatttgaacctaggacctcccatctctaggcctggctcttaatccactgagctacccagatgtcccCTTAGCTGTTTTTTTAGTGttgtttttcatttacattttttgacattctattattctatttctgctttctttgcaTTACTTCTTATACACATCtacccatgtttctctgaattccccaTATTTtttgagataattataaaattatttcaatttagagcaggaactttagaggtcatctggaccaactctcattttataaatgaagacacTAACATGCACAGAAATccaatgacttgcctaagggtcCCCAAGTCATAAGTGGCAGatccagaatttgaatccaaatatTGACTCCAAATCCTCAATACTTCCCACTAATGTTCCAACACTTTAatatgtcataatttgttcagccatttttcaatccatggatgccctattttcagttttttgctccCAGAAAAGTGCTGTAATGGATTTTTTGCTATATATAGCATCTTTTGATGCTTCCATCTTTTGACAACCTTGAGAAACATAGCCAGTCATTTCAACACTGACTCAAAGGGTACAAACagtttattatcttttcttacaTAATTCTAAGTTGTCTTCTAGAAtaccaatatcctcattttacagataaggaaatttgtATCTAGAGAGGGGAGAATTTACTCGAGATAATGTGAGTTTTAAGTAAACAgcagaggcaggatatgaactcaggccTTCTAACTATAAATGCAATAGTCTTTCCAGTATTCTATAGCTATCTCTAATAACTGACCCTGTTAGGAGGATGAACAGCTCCAGGAAGGCTCATGTTTGTTCTAGCCAACCAAATGCCCCTATCCAGGGAAATGAGGTATTTACTTACAGCCCATGGAGAAAGTCAACTCTCTCCAAACCTTGAGCAATTTACTAGAGTAAGATGAAGAATTGGGGCCTCCCAAGGATGGCTTCCTCCCTACCCCCAGGGATAGTTTGGCCTGTTTTAGGACAAACATATCAGCACAAGTAGCTGTattcagtactttttttttttttagtacttttttttaaccacttacatggaataacaaatttctatacatgttttcctaagttatatgattgaacttatctccctccctcccttccctttctcctcccggtgctggcaggtgattcaatctaggttatacatgtattatcatgcaaaagatttccatattattcatttttgtaagtatgTACTCGGTACTTTCTGACAAAACCTCCCTGGTATCTGAGAAAATCTGGTAGATATCATTTATGGATGTTTTATCTCAAAGAATCAGCTGGGCCCTCTCATCTGGTGATTACCTCTCAGAATTCCAGGATCTCAGAGTCTAAAGAGACTGAACCAGAAGTTTTGAAATTTAACTCCTTCCTAAGGAAGAATGCCCTCCACTACAACAGTCCTGATTGAATGGTCATCCATAAGCCACATGTTGCCCAGTCTTAGTCCTGTCTAAttcttcataaccctatttggagttttcttggtaaagatgctggagtggtttgccattttcttctccagctcattttatagatgaggaaactgaggcaaacaggatgaagtgacttgcccagggtcacacagctagtaagtatctgaggttaaatttgaactcagttcttcctgactctaggcctagtcctctattcactgcactacctagctgcccatcaagCCAAGTAGAATAAATATACCCTCTTCCTTGTGTCAGTCTTTCAAACATCTGGAATACAGTTATCATGTCTTTACATAGTCAACCAGGGtggatgtaaagaatgaaactGATAGAGAAATCTGGTCTGGACCTTCAGTGTCATTAGTATAGGAAAGGCCCCTTGGTGGAAAGAATCTTTGTCTAGCAATGCACGTTGTCTAAAATttattcttagagaattgcctgggagcactgagaaattacatgacttggccaggatcacatagcctcTCTCtgtcaaaataaaattgaacacaCTTCTTCCTAGTTTTCAAGGGCAAGTCTTATCTACTACACCAGAGGTCTCAAAaccttgaaccagattaaaatgtaattgggaaatatttaataaaataaataaaaatgcaataaaaacacAAATCATGTGTATTTTTAATCAATATTCGCCTGCAGAGTTTAACACTAGGACACTATCATACTACTTCtctaatatataatgtaaagCTCAATTAGTACTATGCATAcctaggggcaggtaggtggtatagtACTAAGCCCGGAGTCAGAaagttcaagtccggcctcagacacttaccagctatgagaccctgggcaagtcatttcacccctatttgcctcagttcttcatctgtcaaatgaactagagaaggaaatggcaaactactctcaTGGACCATGTTAGTGGGGTCACatagagccagacacaactgaacaacaataccaTTTGCAATACTGTTACTAGGCTTACTCCCCAAAGAGAGCAAAGACAAAGGAAAGGTCCTATGTGtactaaaaatatttagagcagctccttttgtagtagcaaagaactaaaaactaagGAGGTGTCCATTCACTGAGGAAAGGCTCAACAAATTATAGAATATGAATGTAATTGTTTtgtgtaagaaatgataagaaatagTTTGAGAGAAATCTGAGAAAATTTACATGAATTaatacaaacaagcaaacaaaacaatttttgcAGTATCAACGCTATAAAAAGGAACAAGTTTTCAAGGCCAGGAACTTTGATGGGTTCTAAGAACATAATGggacatatttttttttggatatggccaataggggattttcttttgtttgaccatatttatttgttacagggtgggtttttcttttaatcagtaGGGGAGTGGGATTTAATTTGGAAGGTAAAACTCCTATGGAAACTTATAGTAAGGCATAGTAAGACCAACACTAAATAATTTCTACATTATTTGTTCCTGTGCCTCTGCCTTTCCCATTATGGTGAATGTGAAGTTGGCTTGTACATAAGGGCCAGAGGACTGGcacccagaatcacagagctgcAAATATCTTGGAGATTCTCTAGtccaagggtcggcaacctttttagccgtgagagccataaacgccacattttttaaaatgtaatttcatgagagccgtacagtgctcatggtatgcgctcctgtaacagtgcctgaaaaaaaattgactttatggctcctgtagaaagagccatatctggccctcaaaagagccagatatggctcgagagccatacattacTGACCCCTGCTcgagtccaacccctttattgGACAGACGGTTTGGCTGAAATCCACAGATGTGTAGTGATAGgttccaaagtcacataggccATCTGGCTCCAAGATCAGAGTTTCTCTCCACTACATTTGGTACCTGGACCCATACCCTTTCTATATATGAAGCTTTATCAGCCTGCATCATCTGCC encodes:
- the GPX1 gene encoding glutathione peroxidase 1, producing the protein MCAARSVHAFSARLLGSGELLSLASLRGKVLLIENVASLUGTTIRDYTQMNELQKRHGGRGFMVLGFPCNQFGHQENAKNEEILNSLKFVRPGSGFEPNFMLFEKCEVNGEKAHPLFTFLREALPAPSDDANSLMTDPKLIIWSPVCRNDISWNFEKFLVGPDGVPVKRYSRRFETINIEKDIEDLLMKVPKEA